From Streptomyces sp. TLI_053, a single genomic window includes:
- the pflA gene encoding pyruvate formate-lyase-activating protein codes for MADDPTTPAPAAGMLHSWDVSTCVDGPGTRFVAFLAGCPLRCLYCHNPDTRYLRDGHPVIVDEIVREAAGSRGFLHASGGRATVSGGEPLLQPALTGELLHRLKHELGLHATLDTSGYLGARATDALLSDTDLVLLDIKSWDRALQRRVTGREPAPTLEFAYRLAAVGTEVRVRFVHVPGLTDPAENIEGVAALSASLGNVTWVDVLPFRRLGAAKWRARGLDFPLADTPVPTSGQLTAARAVFSAHGLYAV; via the coding sequence ATGGCCGACGACCCCACCACCCCCGCTCCGGCGGCCGGCATGCTGCACTCCTGGGACGTCTCTACCTGCGTCGACGGCCCGGGAACACGCTTCGTAGCCTTCCTGGCCGGCTGCCCGCTGCGCTGCCTGTACTGTCACAACCCCGACACCCGCTACCTGCGCGACGGCCACCCGGTCATCGTGGACGAGATCGTCCGGGAAGCCGCCGGATCCAGAGGATTCCTCCACGCCTCCGGCGGCCGCGCGACCGTCAGCGGCGGCGAGCCCCTCCTCCAGCCCGCTCTCACCGGCGAGCTCCTGCACCGGCTCAAGCACGAACTCGGCCTGCACGCGACCCTGGACACCTCCGGGTACCTCGGCGCCCGCGCCACCGACGCGCTGCTCTCCGACACGGACCTCGTCCTGCTGGACATCAAGTCCTGGGACCGCGCGCTCCAGCGCCGGGTCACCGGGCGCGAGCCGGCCCCGACCCTGGAATTCGCCTACCGGCTCGCCGCCGTCGGCACCGAGGTCCGAGTGCGCTTCGTACACGTCCCAGGCCTCACCGATCCGGCGGAGAACATCGAAGGGGTCGCCGCCCTCTCGGCCTCCCTCGGCAACGTCACCTGGGTCGACGTGCTGCCGTTCCGCAGGCTCGGCGCGGCCAAGTGGCGCGCCCGAGGCCTGGACTTCCCGCTCGCCGACACCCCCGTGCCGACCTCCGGGCAGCTCACTGCGGCCCGCGCGGTCTTCTCCGCGCACGGCCTGTATGCCGTCTGA
- a CDS encoding universal stress protein — translation MGHRGEPGGPIGRLGSNSQAVVQYARCPVAVVPV, via the coding sequence GTGGGTCACCGGGGTGAACCGGGCGGCCCGATCGGCCGGCTTGGGTCCAACAGCCAGGCCGTCGTCCAGTACGCCAGGTGCCCGGTGGCGGTCGTCCCAGTGTGA